One part of the Mya arenaria isolate MELC-2E11 chromosome 3, ASM2691426v1 genome encodes these proteins:
- the LOC128225968 gene encoding uncharacterized protein LOC128225968: MAIKLELLVLFAVVVAISSAGNVPAGFIPLPPLPVRTPPPTKQPPKQTFATASKKPFTTKAPYKPPTTQKPAPTTKKTLPTTQKPLPTTQKPIPTTQTPAPVNTAPSNCGLNVNVPKANCINGNVNVQQALDALRQQLSATRQQHQAQNSAVQNMVSNLQSRQSGYLTKISDLQSEVQNLVSAFNNICTRRPSSTTPPATVTMAPTTNTPASSGVSQLAFLQAIQAVRSDMGRAVLDFNNRVFNVNTAIQNHEQQEMTVHQGIESKIQKQASDIGRLSQQVASLTGLLAQLNTSSGQPAAGSTAADVAKLKQDIAKVSADVQKYDQAQQAKVASLSVNSGALAAQVANHSTDITILRTNLQLDQARLRNVEKDVTQVHDSLAIFRQQINPQLSSIQSDVGTLKANMSALDRKVTSINKSSFNLFNQYTQDKASLTGLVSQSTSIQGNLSSIQHDLGQQTQEIKNIQSGMVALKVAIPITELTKMNSLLNNTLANNGTWAPQDIMDFQAAITSIQTNLRSLKPNLGPSSG, encoded by the exons ATGGCAATAAAATTAGAACTATTGGTGCTCTTTGCTGTTGTTGTAGCAATTTCATCAGCGGGTAACGTTCCGGCGGGATTTATACCACTGCCTCCTCTACCAGTTAGGACACCTCCGCCGACGAAACAGCCACCAAAACAGACATTCGCTACCGCCTCCAAGAAACCGTTTACAACAAAGGCGCCATACAAGCCTCCGACTACTCAAAAACCTGCACCAACCACAAAGAAAACGTTACCGACGACACAGAAACCTCTGCCGACGACACAGAAGCCTATACCAACGACACAGACGCCGGCGCCTGTAAATACAGCCCCATCTAACTGCGGGTTAAACGTAAATGTTCCCAAGGCGAACTGCATCAATGGAAATGTGAACGTGCAACAGGCGTTGGATGCTTTACGTCAGCAGCTTTCCGCGACGCGTCAGCAGCACCAAGCTCAGAACTCCGCCGTACAGAACATGGTTAGCAATCTACAGTCGCGCCAGTCCGGTTACTTGACAAAGATTTCTGATCTTCAGAGCGAGGTGCAGAACCTGGTTTCCGCCTTCAACAACATTTGCACGCGGCGGCCATCCTCTACCACTCCGCCTGCTACGGTGACAATGGCCCCTACGACGAACACTCCCGCTTCAAGCGGTGTGTCCCAGTTGGCCTTCCTCCAGGCGATACAAGCCGTCCGGAGCGACATGGGCCGTGCTGTCCTGGACTTCAACAACAGGGTGTTTAATGTGAATACAGCTATACAAAACCACGAGCAACAAGAGATGACG GTACATCAGGGTATCGAGTCTAAGATCCAGAAGCAGGCGAGCGACATCGGCCGCCTCTCTCAGCAAGTGGCGTCACTCACCGGCCTTCTCGCGCAGCTCAACACCTCTTCCGGTCAGCCGGCCGCAGGTTCTACAGCCGCCGACGTCGCCAAGTTGAAGCAAGATATTGCGAAG GTATCAGCGGACGTTCAGAAGTACGACCAGGCGCAGCAGGCCAAGGTCGCAAGCCTGTCTGTGAACTCGGGGGCGCTGGCGGCCCAGGTCGCCAATCACTCGACAGACATTACCATCCTGCGCACAAACCTCCAGCTAGACCAGGCGCGTCTCCGTAACGTGGAAAAAGACGTGACACAGGTGCATGACTCGCTCGCCATCTTCCGCCAACAGATTAACCCGCAACTCTCCAGCATACAGA GTGATGTGGGCACCCTGAAGGCGAACATGTCCGCACTGGACCGGAAGGTTACGTCTATCAACAAGAGCTCCTTCAACTTGTTCAACCAGTACACACAGGACAAGGCCTCACTTACCGGACTCGTCTCTCAG TCTACAAGCATCCAAGGGAACCTGAGCAGCATCCAGCACGATCTGGGTCAGCAGACGCAGGAAATTAAGAATATCCAGAGCGGCATGGTCGCCCTCAAGGTCGCTATTCCTATCACCGAGCTGACAAAGATGAACTCGTTACTAAATAATACCCTCGCCAACAACGGCACCTGGGCGCCACAGGATATCATGGATTTCCAGGCCGCCATTACGTCCATACAGACAAACCTACGGAGCCTTAAGCCCAACCTAGGGCCATCTAGCGGATAA